In Humulus lupulus chromosome 6, drHumLupu1.1, whole genome shotgun sequence, a single genomic region encodes these proteins:
- the LOC133785612 gene encoding uncharacterized protein LOC133785612, producing the protein MVLGANPPFAVFEGFVKRIWGHLGIERVVRMHMGLTIVKFNDEATRDFVLENGVVQFDRKPVIVRPWTQELDSIRLVHSVPLWIRLPDLGLQYWGKNCLSALVSTIGKPIMVDKFTKDRSMIKFARVLVEMDITDDPPFIIHFVNERGQLQEQFVEYEWLPIKCSTCKGYGHNAAECKKSDTKVWVSKNKLDPKLPSPVSGAEAATITLGETPESHEAAIGPKSTSMVTGTGEAAVQDKAQSTNLARSPANKENWEVPRKIGTSKSKSKTVSSQLDRDKNVFKVLQEQVTGEMSGVPFDSFADG; encoded by the coding sequence ATGGTCTTGGGTGCAAATCCACCATTTGCGGTTTTTGAAGGGTTTGTTAAGAGAATTTGGGGACATTTGGGCATTGAACGGGTAGTGAGAATGCATATGGGACTCACCATTGTCAAGTTCAATGATGAGGCTACAAGAGATTTTGTTTTGGAGAATGGAGTTGTGCAGTTTGATAGGAAGCCGGTTATTGTGAGGCCTTGGACTCAAGAACTAGACTCAATCAGATTGGTGCATTCTGTTCCTTTATGGATCCGGTTGCCAGATTTGGGGTTGCAATATTGGGGGAAAAACTGTCTTAGTGCCTTAGTCAGTACAATTGGGAAGCCTATCATGGTGGATAAATTTACTAAGGATAGATCTATGATAAAGTTTGCTAGGGTGTTGGTTGAAATGGATATTACAGATGACCCTCCCTTCATAATACATTTTGTTAATGAACGTGGTCAGCTCCAGGAACAATTTGTGGAATATGAATGGCTCCCCATTAAGTGCTCAACATGTAAGGGCTATGGACATAATGCTGCTGAATGCAAGAAAAGTGATACAAAAGTTTGGGTCTCTAAGAACAAACTAGATCCAAAATTGCCTTCTCCTGTTTCTGGTGCCGAGGCTGCAACGATAACACTTGGTGAGACACCTGAGTCTCATGAGGCTGCGATAGGGCCAAAGAGTACATCTATGGTAACTGGGACTGGTGAGGCTGCAGTTCAGGATAAGGCTCAGAGTACTAATCTAGCTCGGTCTCCAGCTAACAAGGAAAATTGGGAAGTGCCTAGGAAGATTGGGACATCTAAGAGTAAAAGTAAGACAGTAAGCTCACAGTTGGACAGGGATAAAAATGTTTTTAAAGTGCTTCAAGAACAGGTGACAGGGGAGATGAGTGGGGTTCCTTTTGACTCCTTTGCCGATGGATAG
- the LOC133785610 gene encoding uncharacterized protein LOC133785610, with protein sequence MPPKGNRVSGPVAQSIPPADVRDQIDRMCRLLEASQQRCDEAIKTLVEAQARLEAEIAELRRSADTTRNTQAHNNLDSGRSEVPIYRVNSPHPNMNPGNENSQSIPPSSGAEERRAPTSDTHGRTEPEPTGSAQPAAKIWPQRTTPQDVHDSPSEGCVPSIRFLDSWKEDMMREMMQKFSDGLSAYATEHLDLVSRTTEKSPFSEWIQNEPKPRDFIIYSLPAFNGKGDSLNHLFQFQQKMALEANNEAIKCKVFSTTFSGPALLWFRQLKPESLNSFNDLRRTFLQQYSANREAPRTMADLYRIEQGENEHSKAYLQRFIDLVHQIHDADPITATNLFVKSLQVGSLLHENLTMTPPYDMADVQTRAEGVFRVLEFLERAQKKSALISAPPKNNPPPPARDDKRKRNQTDHTKEGKRPRQDR encoded by the coding sequence ATGCCACCAAAAGGCAACAGAGTTTCGGGCCCAGTCGCACAGAGCATCCCTCCGGCAGACGTGAGGGATCAGATCGACAGAATGTGTCGCCTGTTGGAAGCGAGCCAGCAGAGGTGCGACGAAGCAATCAAGACATTGGTCGAAGCTCAAGCTAGGCTCGAAGCCGAGATCGCTGAGCTGCGCAGATCCGCTGACACAACACGCAACACCCAAGCCCACAACAATCTTGATTCTGGCAGATCTGAAGTTCCAATCTACCGTGTTAATTCCCCACATCCAAACATGAACCCAGGTAACGAAAATTCCCAAAGCATCCCGCCGTCCTCCGGGGCCGAAGAACGACGAGCCCCAACCTCTGACACGCATGGGCGGACGGAACCAGAACCCACCGGATCTGCTCAGCCAGCAGCCAAAATCTGGCCTCAACGCACCACACCTCAAGACGTGCACGATTCTCCCTCTGAAGGTTGTGTTCCCTCAATCCGGTTCTTGGACAGTTGGAAAGAAGACATGATGAGGGAAATGATGCAGAAATTCTCAGATGGGCTATCAGCCTACGCCACCGAACATTTGGATCTAGTATCAAGAACCACTGAGAAATCGCCTTTCTCGGAATGGATTCAGAATGAGCCAAAGCCTCGGGACTTCATCATCTATTCCCTGCCTGCGTTCAATGGAAAGGGAGATTCGCTAAACCATTTATTCCAATTTCAACAGAAGATGGCATTAGAAGCTAATAATGAAGCCATTAAGTGCAAAGTCTTTTCAACGACTTTCTCCGGGCCAGCTCTGTTATGGTTCCGACAATTAAAGCCCGAGTCACTCAACAGTTTTAATGATCTCCGACGAACCTTCTTACAGCAATACAGTGCGAACCGAGAGGCACCCAGAACAATGGCCGATCTCTATCGGATTGAACAGGGGGAGAATGAACATTCGAAAGCATACTTACAGCGTTTCATTGACCTCGTGCATCAAATCCACGACGCCGATCCAATCACCGCAACAAATCTCTTCGTCAAAAGCTTGCAAGTGGGATCTCTTTTACATGAGAATCTCACCATGACACCACCATACGACATGGCAGACGTGCAGACCCGAGCCGAGGGCGTCTTCAGGGTCTTGGAATTTCTAGAACGCGCACAGAAGAAGTCCGCACTCATCTCTGCTCCACCAAAAAATAATCCTCCACCACCTGCTAGGGATGACAAGAGGAAGCGGAACCAAACAGATCACACGAAGGAAGGAAAAAGGCCAAGACAGGATCGATAG
- the LOC133785609 gene encoding uncharacterized protein LOC133785609 — protein MRTFAWSPHDMPGIDPSVMSHSLNISNNFPPVKQKQRRFAPEVNQVIQEEVQRLLSTGAIEECLYPSWLTNPVVVPKKNGKKRVCIDYTNLNKECPKDSYPLPKIDQMIDATTGYERMSFLDAYSGYNQIPMKPEDQTHTDFITKGGLYCYKVMPFGLKNAGATYQRLMHKLFSSLLGRNMELYIDDMVIKSKQSSSHIDDLTECFDILDAYKMKLNPSKCVFGVSSGQFLGSPIANEDLFLYLSVSQFVVSSVLFREEANHQRPVFYCSKMLLDAETRYSMMDKLALALLTTKKKLRQYFESHTIIVYTDYPLKQVLSKPDLSGRLSKWAIELGKYDIQFSPRKAKKGQVLADFLVEIQSFTPDTLPELLESEDQWVWTMHTDGASNSQGAGIGIVLEAPSGLKIEEAIRLKQSTTNNEAEYEALIYGLELAREIGIQRLNVRGDSQLMIEQVAGNFDTKAPHLASLLQKVTDLRSHFRQFELIQVPKEQNQKAGALAKLASTGGCTRQSSISISRSSKGMEVYSTSSEPECWMDPIIRYLSTSELPPNPKDAKLLRLRAQRYSIIHGTLYCKSFNDPYLWCLRPLEAKKLLEEIHEGTCGNHTRGRSLAHKALTAGYYWPYMMTEVRDYAKKCDKCQRFAPTIHQPAQTLHSIVAPWPFAKWGMDVVGELPKAAGGRRYALVATDYFTKWVVAEAYVTASKTDTMSFIWKHIICQFGISWEIVVDNGTPFQNAKVQELCDTYKIKLSFASVTYPQGNGQVEASNKVIFANIKKNLEDKKGPWAEEIPKVLWAYRTTKRSSMGESPYAMVYGTEAIIPTQVGLPTLRTEIAFDQTTNNIQLLHNLDLLEEIRTVA, from the exons ATGAGAACTTTCGCCTGGTCTCCACATGACATGCCCGGAATAGACCCCTCCGTCATGAGTCACAGCCTAAATATCTCCAACAACTTCCCACCTGTCAAGCAGAAGCAGAGGAGGTTCGCTCCAGAGGTGAATCAAGTCATACAAGAGGAGGTCCAACGGCTCCTAAGCACAGGGGCAATCGAAGAATGCTTATACCCCAGTTGGCTTACCAACCCCGTCGTGGTCCCAAAGAAGAATGGGAAAAAGAGAGTATGCATAGACTACACAAATTTAAACAAAGAATGTCCCAAAGATAGCTACCCTCTGCCGAAAATCGATCAAATGATAGACGCCACGACAGGATATGAAAGAATGAGCTTCCTCGACgcttactctggatacaatcagatccccaTGAAACCAGAAGATCAGACTCACACGGATTTCATAACAAAAGGTggtttatattgctacaaagttatgcccttcggtctAAAGAATGCAGGCGCAACGTACCAAAGGCTGATGCACAAGCTGTTTTCCTCATTgctcgggagaaatatggagctTTATATTGACGATATGGTCATCAAGTCCAAACAAAGCTCTTCACATATAGACGACTTGACCGAGTGCTTCGACATCCTTGATgcttataaaatgaaattaaacccctcTAAATGTGTCTTTGGGGTGTCCTCTGGACAGTTCTTGGG CTCCCCCATAGCTAATGAAGATTTATTCTTGTACTTGTCTGTCTCACAATTCGTTGTGAGTTCTGTTCTCTTCCGAGAAGAAGCCAATCATCAGAGGCCAGTGTTCTACTGCAGCAAGATGCTTTTGGACGCTGAAACTCGTTACAGTATGATGGACAAGTTGGCACTCGCACTCCTTACGACAAAGAAGAAGTTACGACAATATTTTGAAAGCCACACCATCATTGTATATACGGACTATCCATTAAAGCAAGTATTGAGTAAGCCCGACCTCTCTGGAAGGTTATCTAAATGGGCAATTGAGCTAGGGAAGTACGATATTCAGTTCTCTCCACGAAAAGCTAAAAAAGGACAGGTACTAGCTGACTTCCTGGTTGAAATTCAGTCGTTCACCCCTGACACTCTGCCAGAATTGTTAGAATCAGAAGATCAATGGGTGTGGACGATGCATACTGACGGAGCATCCAATTCCCAAGGGGCTGGTATTGGCATCGTATTAGAAGCTCCCTCGGGCCTCAAAATCGAAGAAGCCATTCGTTTAAAGCAATCCACGacgaataatgaagcagaatatgaggcactaATCTATGGTTTAGAACTAGCACGAGAAATAGGCATCCAACGCCTGAATGTCAGAGGAGACTCACAGCTTATGATAGAGCAAGTGGCTGGAAATTTCGATACTAAAGCACCCCATCTGGCGAGCCTTCTACAGAAGGTAACTGACTTGCGATCGCATTTTCGCCAGTTCGAACTCATACAAGTACCTAAGGAGCAAAATCAGAAGGCCGGTGCCCTTGCCAAATTAGCCTCTACAGGAGGTTGCACACGCCAGTCCTCCATATCTATAAGCCGATCAAGCAAAGGCATGGAAGTCTATTCAACCTCATCAGAACCTGAATGCTGGATGGATCCAATCATAAGATACTTGTCCACCTCTGAACTCCCACCTAATCCAAAAGATGCAAAACTTCTGCGCCTTCGGGCACAACGCTATTCCATAATCCATGGGACGCTGTACTGCAAGTCCTTCAACGACCCCTACCTATGGTGTTTGCGCCCATTAGAAGCTAAAAAATTGTTAGAAGAAATACATGAGGGGACATGTGGAAATCACACAAGGGGACGGAGTCTGGCACACAAAGCACTTACagcagggtattactggccatacatgatgacagaagTGCGTGATTATGccaaaaaatgcgacaaatgccaacgatttGCACCGACCATCCATCAACCTGCTCAAACCTTACACTCCATCGTTgcaccttggccttttgcaaaatGGGGTATGGATGTGGTAGGTGAACTACCTAAGGCTGCTGGAGGAAGACGGTATGCTCTTGTAGCcactgattacttcacgaaatgggttgTAGCAGAGGCTTACGTCACGGCCAGCAAAACAGACACTATGTCCTTCATCTGGAagcatatcatatgtcaatttgggaTATCGTGGGAGATAGTCGTGGACAATGGAACTCCGTTCCAAAATGCAAAGGTACAAGAACTATGCGACACATACAAAATCAAGCTTAGCTTTGCCTCTGTCACTTACCCACAAGGCAACGGTCAAGTAGAGGCTTCCAACAAAGTTATCTTTGCCAACATTAAGAAgaacttggaagataaaaaaggaCCATGGGCAGAAGAAATACCGAAAGTGttatgggcatataggacaaCAAAAAGATCCTCCATGGGAGAATCTCCCTACGCCATGGTGTATGGAACCGAGGCCATCATCCCAACACAAGTCGGCCTACCTACACTTCGGACAGAGATCGCATTTGATCAAACAACAAACAACATTCAACTACTGCACAACCTAGACCTTCTAGAAGAAATACGTACGGTGGCATAA
- the LOC133784269 gene encoding uncharacterized protein LOC133784269 produces MPLNIRDHHWVAVKVDLQALELFVYDCNIGATSSKEMDALMLPLQTIIPTMLRVSSQFEDIAQCLHKPWTYTRLLSVPQNSRGDCAVYTIKFIEFDMASCTFDHLSDDMISFYRMTMAVDILCQDWDL; encoded by the exons ATGCCTTTAAACATAAGGGACCATCATTGGGTTGCAGTTAAAGTAGACTTACAAGCATTAGAGTTGTTTGTTTATGACTGCAATATTGGAGCGACCTCATCAAAAGAAATGGATGCTTTGATGTTGCCACTCCAAACGATAATTCCGACTATGCTTCGTGTATCTTCACAATTTGAGGACATAGCACAATGTCTTCACAAACCATGGACATATACACGCTTACTTAGTGTTCCACAAAATTCAAG GGGAGATTGTGCAGTGTACACAATTAAGTTCATTGAGTTTGACATGGCTAGTTGTACTTTTGATCATCTTTCAGATGACATGATATCATTCTACAGAATGACGATGGCAGTAGATATTCTTTGTCAAGATTGGGATCTTTAG
- the LOC133785611 gene encoding uncharacterized protein LOC133785611 — protein MTIMQNNHMPITYWKAWKGKKLANNLLRGSLELSFQNLPTYLYMVRKMNPGTITHLEVDEDSKFKYVFLAYGACIKGFCCMRKVIAMDGTWLKTKYKGVMLIATAQDGNFHQYPIAWAMVDSENDASWSWFLTKLQELIPDDSDLVFISDRNQSIINGVSNIYRKSQHEHCRWHLSQNIKARVRVKDVIKLFEETANAYKVSDFNKLYDKLKNKYLIAVKYLEESNLTLSKWARSHFTGCRYNIMTTNGAESINAALREPREYPIIALLEAMQAKVSEWFNNRHNIVASINTKCTPLTPKAENIIRKRFKKASEMNVKQLNRFEYEVTGKENDAIIDLGQRQCLCRVFDLDQLPCVHALASYEQAGIELYDLHSNYYKLETWAFAYVDTIYPVPQQEDWDINEVEVLSKVLPPNIPIKRGRAKLKRIPSISEGKMDKNVWFMRAAWSLQKNMPLTSHNI, from the coding sequence ATGACGATTATGCAAAACAATCACATGCCAATAACATATTGGAAAGCTTGGAAGGGGAAAAAACTTGCAAACAACCTTCTTAGAGGTTCActtgaattaagttttcaaaatctTCCAACTTACTTATACATGGTTCGAAAGATGAATCCAGGTACGATCACGCATTTGGAGGTGGATGAAGattctaaattcaaatatgttttcCTAGCATATGGAGCATGCATCAAAGGATTTTGTTGCATGAGAAAGGTTATTGCGATGGATGGAACTTGGTTGAAGACCAAGTACAAAGGTGTAATGCTCATTGCAACAGCACAAGATGGTAATTTTCATCAATATCCTATTGCTTGGGCTATGGTTGATTCAGAGAATGATGCTTCGTGGTCATGGTTCCTTACAAAGTTACAAGAACTTATACCAGATGATAGTGATTTAGTCTTTATTTCAGATAGAAATCAAAGCATCATCAATGGGGTGTCAAATATTTATAGGAAGTCACAACATGAGCATTGTAGGTGGCATCTGTCTCAGAATATTAAAGCACGTGTCAGAGTTAAAGATGTCATAAAATTATTCGAAGAAACTGCCAATGCTTATAAAGTTTCCGACTTCAACAAACTCTATgataaattaaagaataaatatctcaTAGCAGTGAAGTATCTTGAAGAATCAAATCTCACACTTAGTAAATGGGCAAGATCTCACTTTACAGGCTGTCGGTACAATATTATGACTACGAATGGTGCAGAATCTATTAATGCAGCACTGAGGGAACCTAGAGAGTACCCTATCATTGCGTTGTTGGAGGCTATGCAGGCAAAAGTCTCTGAGTGGTTCAACAATCGCCACAATATTGTGGCATCTATCAATACAAAGTGTACACCTTTAACTCCAAAGGCAGAGAATATTATTCGAAAAAGATTCAAGAAAGCATCGGAAATGAATGTGAAGCAACTTAACCGATTTGAGTATGAGGTTACAGGTAAAGAAAATGATGCCATAATTGATTTAGGTCAAAGACAATGCTTATGTCGTGTCTTTGACCTTGATCAACTTCCATGTGTGCATGCATTAGCATCATATGAGCAAGCTGGAATAGAATTGTATGATTTGCACTCTAATTATTATAAGTTGGAAACTTGGGCGTTCGCTTATGTTGATACCATTTATCCAGTCCCTCAACAAGAAGATTGGGATATCAATGAAGTTGAAGTATTGTCGAAGGTATTGCCTCCAAATATCCCAATCAAGCGTGGTAGAGCGAAATTGAAAAGAATCCCATCAATTAGCGAGGGAAAAATGGATAAAAATGTGTGGTTTATGCGGGCAGCCTGGTCACTCCAAAAAAACATGCCCCTCACGAGCCACAACATCTAA